GAGCCTTCGCCGAACTCGCTTTTGCCCTTTGTCCTGACGAACTCCCGCGCCTTTTCCACGAACTCCCAGTAGACGGTGAAGGGTTCCGAGAGCTTGACCGTCAGGCCGTGGACCCGGTGGATTTCCGACTCCATCAGGGACGTGGCGGAAAAGCACCAGCAGTTCCCGGTCCACCACTGGCGCTTCGGCGGGAGGTGCCAGAGGGCGGCGAAATCGTCCTTCGAGCGGGGGCGGACCACGCCCGTCACGTCGAAGGTCAGCTTCCGCGAGGGCTTCTCGTCCTCCGCGGAGTAGACTCTCCCCTTCCGCTCGGCCCGGAGCTTGTCCCGGTCGGCTTCCTCCTGCTTCTCACGGTCGAGCAGGACGTAATCCCGGTAGAAGGCCGTGTCGGAAGGCCCCTTCACCGCGGGCTTCGCGGGGGCGCCGCCCGCCGTCTGGGCGGGGAGGGGACGGGCGAACAGGCACAGCAGCGCGGCAACCGCCAGGGGCCCCAAACGAAAAAACATGATCAGTGCTCCTTGCCGAAAATGAGAGTTCATCCGTCGAACGGATTATTTTATAATGGCCGCGGCCGACAGGCAACACGTTTCCAAGGAGGCGGCGCATGGGCGGGGCTTTGCTTCGGACGAAATCGCTCCAGAAGATTATGGCGCAGACGGAGGAAGAGGGGCACAAGCTGAAGAAGTCCCTCCGGGCCTGGGACCTGGTGGCCATCGGGATCGGCTGCAGCGTGGGGGTGGGGATCTTCGTCCTGCCCGGCGTGGAAGCGGCCAAGCACTCCGGGCCCGGCATCATCCTGGCCTTCGCCCTGACGGCGGTCACCTGCGCCTGCAGCGCGCTGAGCTACGCGGAGTTGGCCTCCATGCTCCCCGTCTCGGGCAGCGCCTACACCTACGGCTACGCGACCCTGGGCGAGATCTTCGCCTGGATCATCGGGTGGGACCTCGTGCTGGAATACATGGTGGGCGCCTGCCTCGTCTCCATCGGTTGGAGCGCCTACTTCACCAACATGGTGAACCACCTGCTGAAGAACTCCGGATTCGCCATCCCCGCCTTTCTCACCGCCTCCCCCCTCGTGGAGGAGGGCCCCGGGTGGATCAACCTCCCCGCGATGCTGATCGTGGCCGTCATTGCGTGGCTGCTGATCCGGGGCATCAAGGAGAGCGCCCGGGTCAACCTCGCCATCGTCATCGTCAAGGTCGCCGTCATCGGGGTCTTCGTCTGTGCCGCCGCCGGCTACGTCGATGCGAAGAACTGGGATCCCTTCCTCCCCTTCGGGTTCTCCGGGGTCATGACCTCCGCCGCCATCGTCTTCCTGGCCTACGTGGGCTTCGACGCCGTGTCCACCACCGCCGAGGAGGCCGTCAACCCCCGGCGGGACATGCCCATCGGCATCATCGGCTCGCTGGTGGTCACCACGCTCCTCTACATGGCGACCTCCGCCGTCATGACCGGGGTGGTGCACTACCCGGAACTGGGCGTGGCGGACCCGCTGAACAAAGTGCTCGACGTCCTCAAGATGCCCTGGGTGCAGGGGTTGGTCAGCGTCGGCGCCATCGCGGGGATCACGAGCGTGCTCCTGGTCCTGCTCATGGGCCAGCCGCGCATCCTCTTCGCCATGTCCCGCGACGGCCTGCTCCCGCGGGCCTGGTCCAACGTGCACCGGAAATACCGGACCCCACACGTGACCACCCTGGTGACGGCCCTGGTCGTGGCCGTGGGCGCAGGGCTGCTGCCCATCGAGGATGTGGCGGAGCTGTGCTCCATCGGGACCCTCTTCGCCTTCGTGATCGTCTGTGCCGGAGTCGTGGTGCTCCGCTTCACCCGGAAGGACCTGCACCGCCCGTTCCGCGTCCCCGGCGGTTGGACCTGCGCCGTCGTGCTGTGGCTGGTCATGGCGGGGTTCGTCCTGCTCATCGGCCACTTCCTCAGCCTCGGCCGCCCCGGTTTCTACGAGTGTTTCTTCCTGATGACGCCCGCGGGAAAAGCCATTGTGCTGGGCGGGGCGGCGGTGGTTTTCGTCCTGCTCCGGCAGTTCATCCTGCAGATCATCGGCATCGCCATGTGCGTCTACCTGATGCTGAGCCTTCCCTGGCTGACCTGGGCCCGGTTCGGGGTATGGCTGGCCATCGGCCTGCTGATCTACTTCTTCTACAGCCGCACCCACAGCCTCGCGGCAACAGAGGAAACCGCCAAGGAGGCCGGCGAGGAAGCCTGACGCCCGCGGAAAAAGTCTGGACTCATCAAACCACAAAGAACGCAAAGACTCGCAGAGAAGGTCCGAACTCCTTGATTCCAACGTGTTGCAGGCTCATCCTTCTCTGCGGCTGAATCGATTTTTTCGGCTTCGTGAGGGTTCCCGGTCCGATGGGCTGATGTGCGGCTTACGCTTCCCGGACGACCCGGAAGCCCACGTCGTCGAACCCGCTGTCGGCCATGCGGCAGAAGCGGGAGCCAGGGGTGACGCAGACGGGGTCGGTGGACCACGCTCCCCCCCGGGCCACCCCGAACGCCGCGGCCACCCCCTCGGTCCAGGGCCGTCCGTCCGTCGGGGCCCCGCGGTAGTCCGGGCGCCAGGTGTCGGCGCACCACTCCATCACGTTGCCCAGGATATCGCACAGGCCCCAGGCGTTGGGGACTTTCTGCCCGACGGGGTGAACCGCGCCGTCGGCGTTTCCCTGGTGCCAGGCCATGTCGTTGAGGCGGGGCGGGGCGGTTTCCGGCCCTCCCGCCCTGCAGGCGTACTCCCACTCCGCCTCCGACGGCAGGCGATAAGCGGCCCCCGGGGCCTTCGCCGCCAGCCACCGGCAATAGGCGGCGGCGTCGGGGAGGCTCACCCCCACCACCGGGCGCCGGTCGGCCGTGGTCGCCGGGTGGGGGGGCCGGGGATCGGGCGCCGCCTGGCCGGCCGGGAGGCGGGCGCCGGTTTCCCGGCGGAAAGGGCCGTATTCCGAGACGGTCACCGGGTACCGGCCCATCCAGAACCCCCGGGCGATCCCGACCTTGTGCCGGGGCCACTCGTGGAAGTCCCCGCGGTTTCCGAACCACCGTTTCTTCACGCCCATCACGAAGGCGCCCGGCGGGACCCAGACGAGAACGAGGCCGCTGCAGGGGTCGGTCCACGCCTGCCCGGGGCGGGGGGCACGGGGGGGGGCGACGGCGCGGGCCGGGGGCTTCGGCTCCTCCCGCGGGGCCTCGGGCGGCGGGGCCGGGGCACCCAGGGTGATCACCGGCCGCACCGTGCCCCGACCCGGTCCCGGCGCAGCGTCCGGGACCTCGGCCGGGCGGGTCGGCGGGGGCGGCGGCCCGGCCGTCGGGGCGCCGGGAGCGGGGGGAGCTGTTTCCCCGGTCGGGGTTGGCGGCGGACCGCCGGCGCTTTCTCCCGCACCGGGGACTCCCCGCGCGGGGAGCCGAAGCGTCGGGACGACGTCCTCGCGGGTGACGGTGGAAGGTGCGGGCGGTCGCTCCCGGGGCGGGGAGTCCGGCTCGACGGCGGCGGCCGCCTCCGGAAGGATGGGGACCAGCTCCCAGTCCACCGGGGTCTCCAGGTCCGTGCGGATCGTGGGCGCCAGCGCCTCTTCCCGCGGCCGGTCCCGCTTTTCCCGCTCCAGGGCCCAGGACTCGTGCTCGGCCTCCTGCAGGGCGAGGAGCATCTCCGGTGCGCCGGAAAACCGGCGGGCCGGTTCCTTCGCCAGGGCCTTCCGGACGAACCGGGCCAGCGGGGGGGGGATCTGGTCCGGGAGGGGGTCGGGCTCCCGGGTCAGGATCCGGTGGATGGTGGCGTAGAGGGAAGGGGGGACCGGCAGGGGCACGAGGGGGTCGTGCGGCACGGTGTCCTTCTGCCGGAAGTCCGACGGGGGTGCGTCCTCCTCCTCGGGTTGTGACGGGGGCGTGAAAGGCTGATGCCCGGACAGCATCTCGTGCAGGATCACCCCGACGGCCCAGAGGTCGGCCTGGACGCCGCGCTTGTTGCG
The sequence above is a segment of the Acidobacteriota bacterium genome. Coding sequences within it:
- a CDS encoding amino acid permease, translating into MGGALLRTKSLQKIMAQTEEEGHKLKKSLRAWDLVAIGIGCSVGVGIFVLPGVEAAKHSGPGIILAFALTAVTCACSALSYAELASMLPVSGSAYTYGYATLGEIFAWIIGWDLVLEYMVGACLVSIGWSAYFTNMVNHLLKNSGFAIPAFLTASPLVEEGPGWINLPAMLIVAVIAWLLIRGIKESARVNLAIVIVKVAVIGVFVCAAAGYVDAKNWDPFLPFGFSGVMTSAAIVFLAYVGFDAVSTTAEEAVNPRRDMPIGIIGSLVVTTLLYMATSAVMTGVVHYPELGVADPLNKVLDVLKMPWVQGLVSVGAIAGITSVLLVLLMGQPRILFAMSRDGLLPRAWSNVHRKYRTPHVTTLVTALVVAVGAGLLPIEDVAELCSIGTLFAFVIVCAGVVVLRFTRKDLHRPFRVPGGWTCAVVLWLVMAGFVLLIGHFLSLGRPGFYECFFLMTPAGKAIVLGGAAVVFVLLRQFILQIIGIAMCVYLMLSLPWLTWARFGVWLAIGLLIYFFYSRTHSLAATEETAKEAGEEA
- a CDS encoding SUMF1/EgtB/PvdO family nonheme iron enzyme; this encodes MFRAGDTIGPFALTERLGAGSFGEVWLARRRTTLLVKDVALKFALQETADFDLIRREVQMWTRVGDHPNILPILEAEVYDGIAVIVSEFAPGGSLATWLRLFGGKAPTTTDAVRMTTGILKGLAHLHGQSPPILHRDLKPANILLRGGEPCIADFGLAQHLGNTLSNVSLTGTVPYMAPEMFRNKRGVQADLWAVGVILHEMLSGHQPFTPPSQPEEEDAPPSDFRQKDTVPHDPLVPLPVPPSLYATIHRILTREPDPLPDQIPPPLARFVRKALAKEPARRFSGAPEMLLALQEAEHESWALEREKRDRPREEALAPTIRTDLETPVDWELVPILPEAAAAVEPDSPPRERPPAPSTVTREDVVPTLRLPARGVPGAGESAGGPPPTPTGETAPPAPGAPTAGPPPPPTRPAEVPDAAPGPGRGTVRPVITLGAPAPPPEAPREEPKPPARAVAPPRAPRPGQAWTDPCSGLVLVWVPPGAFVMGVKKRWFGNRGDFHEWPRHKVGIARGFWMGRYPVTVSEYGPFRRETGARLPAGQAAPDPRPPHPATTADRRPVVGVSLPDAAAYCRWLAAKAPGAAYRLPSEAEWEYACRAGGPETAPPRLNDMAWHQGNADGAVHPVGQKVPNAWGLCDILGNVMEWCADTWRPDYRGAPTDGRPWTEGVAAAFGVARGGAWSTDPVCVTPGSRFCRMADSGFDDVGFRVVREA